One segment of Planctomycetota bacterium DNA contains the following:
- a CDS encoding TetR/AcrR family transcriptional regulator, which yields MAAAVHIADEHGVERVSMRTLAAELGIEAMSLYSHVPSKDVLLGLMAAQVVETVPFPSRRLAPRQRLRLLAIHLRAAAREHPNVFPLFVLKPLQMKASARLTEIALQAFLDAGTTDLCAIRKQRVFLSFVRGYLLWEIGGFTAGRWRASDSTLLPASIAEFEALDPALFPECKRLAGTFYKISPNQAFEEGLESILSSLLPPAPKLGRPRR from the coding sequence GTGGCAGCCGCGGTTCACATCGCCGACGAGCACGGCGTGGAGCGCGTGTCGATGCGGACCCTCGCCGCCGAGCTGGGCATCGAGGCGATGTCGCTCTACTCGCATGTTCCAAGCAAGGACGTGCTGCTGGGGTTGATGGCGGCGCAGGTCGTCGAAACCGTCCCCTTCCCCTCGCGCCGGCTGGCCCCGCGTCAGCGCCTGAGGCTCCTGGCCATCCATCTGCGCGCCGCGGCCCGAGAGCATCCCAACGTCTTCCCCCTGTTCGTGCTCAAGCCCCTGCAGATGAAGGCCTCGGCGCGGCTGACCGAGATCGCCCTGCAGGCTTTCCTCGACGCGGGCACGACCGATCTCTGCGCCATCCGCAAGCAGCGCGTCTTCCTGAGCTTTGTGCGCGGCTATCTGCTGTGGGAGATCGGCGGCTTCACCGCCGGGCGATGGCGGGCCAGTGACTCCACGCTTCTGCCGGCATCCATCGCCGAGTTCGAAGCCCTGGATCCGGCGCTCTTTCCGGAATGCAAGCGTCTCGCTGGCACCTTCTACAAGATCTCGCCCAACCAGGCGTTCGAGGAGGGATTGGAATCGATCCTCTCGTCGCTGCTTCCCCCCGCCCCGAAATTGGGACGCCCCCGCCGATGA